From one Haloferax marinisediminis genomic stretch:
- the phoU gene encoding phosphate signaling complex protein PhoU → MARNEYQTRLRELEEDVSYLGELVSERVRHALDALDEKDEDLAQRVVEGDGEINRLYLDLEQDCIDLLALQQPVAGDLRFVAASFKIITDLERIGDLAVNLAQYATDAEQDVYTEVDIQRIGDAALDMVDQAMDAYSTEDSELCHSVAERDDDLDTMCDNASQTIVRDLMTSDDFEGDDDLDAEDSLVDVRRLLLTVRDLERIGDHAVNVAARTLYMIDNDDSLLF, encoded by the coding sequence ATGGCTAGAAACGAGTACCAGACTCGACTCAGGGAACTCGAGGAAGACGTCTCGTACCTCGGTGAGTTGGTCTCTGAGCGTGTTCGACACGCACTCGACGCTCTCGACGAGAAAGACGAAGACCTCGCACAGCGCGTCGTCGAAGGCGACGGGGAGATAAACCGCCTCTACCTCGACCTCGAACAGGACTGTATCGACCTGCTGGCGCTTCAGCAACCCGTCGCCGGCGACCTCCGGTTCGTCGCAGCGTCGTTCAAAATCATCACCGACCTCGAACGCATCGGTGACCTGGCAGTGAACCTCGCACAGTACGCCACCGACGCCGAACAGGATGTCTACACGGAAGTCGACATCCAGCGCATCGGTGATGCCGCTCTCGATATGGTCGACCAGGCGATGGATGCCTACTCGACCGAAGATTCGGAACTCTGCCACTCGGTCGCCGAGCGGGACGACGACCTCGACACGATGTGCGACAACGCGTCGCAGACAATCGTGCGAGACCTGATGACCAGTGACGACTTCGAAGGCGACGACGACCTCGACGCAGAGGACTCCCTCGTCGACGTGCGGCGACTCCTGCTGACGGTCCGTGACCTCGAACGCATCGGCGACCACGCGGTCAACGTTGCGGCACGGACGCTCTACATGATCGACAACGACGACTCGCTGCTCTTCTAA
- a CDS encoding CDC48 family AAA ATPase: protein MNEVQLEVAKAYPNDSGRGIARLDPDTLLHLKLSPGDIIEIEGGKTTAAKVWRADRQDWNTDTVRIDGFTRQNADVSIGERVTIRKADAKKAEKLVLAPPEEASVQFGSDAAGMVKRQILKRPVVERDIVPVMSSTNHPFMRSPGQAIPLIAVETKPDGVALVTEDTDVELREEPISGFEKTGGGITYEDIGGLTNEIQRVREMVELPMKHPQIFKKLGIEPPQGVLLHGPPGTGKTLLARAVANETSASFFSIAGPEIISKYYGESEQQLREIFEDAKEESPSIIFIDELDSIAPKREDVTGEVERRVVAQLLTMMDGLEARGQVIVIAATNRVDSVDPALRRPGRFDREIEIGVPDEEGRKEILQIHTRGMPLSDDVNLDDLADGTHGFVGADIEALTKEAAMKALRRYLPEIDLDREDIPPSLIDRMVVKNDDFGGALGEVEPSAMREVLVEIPKVTWDDVGGLEDPKQKVKESVEWPLTTPEKFVRMGIEPPKGVLLYGPPGTGKTLIAKAVANETNANFISVRGPQLLSKWVGESEKAIRQTFRKARQVSPTIIFFDELDALAPARGQDMGNNVSERVVNQLLTELDGLEDAGNVMVIAATNRPDMIDPALIRSGRFDRLVLIGQPEEQGREQILDIHTQDSPLAPDVSLREIAEITDGYVGSDLESICREAAIEALREDGNAKEIEMRHFRKAMESVRPTITEDLMSYYEQIQDQFKGGAREGLSPDTRDGRLGFQ from the coding sequence ATGAACGAAGTCCAACTTGAAGTGGCGAAAGCGTACCCGAACGACTCGGGACGCGGTATCGCCCGTCTTGACCCGGACACCTTGCTCCATCTCAAGCTCTCGCCGGGAGACATCATCGAGATCGAGGGAGGAAAGACGACCGCCGCGAAGGTGTGGCGGGCAGACCGGCAGGACTGGAATACAGATACGGTCCGCATCGACGGGTTCACGCGGCAGAACGCCGACGTGAGCATCGGCGAGCGCGTGACCATCCGCAAAGCGGATGCGAAGAAGGCCGAAAAACTCGTGTTGGCACCGCCAGAAGAGGCGAGTGTCCAGTTCGGGTCCGACGCGGCCGGGATGGTCAAGCGACAGATTCTCAAACGACCGGTGGTCGAACGCGACATCGTCCCGGTGATGTCGAGTACGAACCACCCATTCATGCGGTCGCCCGGGCAGGCGATTCCGCTCATCGCCGTCGAGACGAAACCGGACGGCGTCGCGCTCGTCACCGAAGACACCGACGTCGAACTCCGTGAGGAGCCAATCTCCGGATTCGAAAAGACCGGCGGCGGCATCACCTACGAAGACATCGGTGGCCTGACCAACGAGATTCAGCGCGTCCGCGAGATGGTCGAACTGCCGATGAAGCACCCGCAGATATTCAAGAAACTCGGCATCGAACCGCCGCAAGGGGTGCTTCTACACGGTCCGCCGGGCACCGGGAAGACGCTTCTCGCCCGTGCCGTGGCGAACGAGACGTCTGCCAGTTTCTTCTCTATCGCTGGCCCGGAGATTATCTCGAAGTACTACGGTGAGTCCGAACAACAACTCCGCGAGATATTCGAGGACGCGAAAGAGGAGTCGCCGAGTATCATCTTCATCGACGAACTCGACTCCATCGCGCCGAAGCGCGAGGACGTAACTGGCGAAGTCGAACGCCGCGTCGTCGCCCAGTTACTGACGATGATGGACGGCCTCGAAGCACGCGGACAGGTCATCGTCATCGCGGCGACGAACCGTGTCGACTCTGTCGACCCCGCGCTGCGCCGCCCCGGCCGGTTCGACCGTGAAATCGAGATTGGCGTCCCGGACGAGGAAGGCCGCAAGGAGATACTCCAGATTCACACCCGCGGCATGCCGCTGTCGGACGACGTGAACCTCGACGACCTCGCAGACGGCACCCACGGGTTCGTCGGTGCCGACATCGAGGCGCTCACCAAAGAAGCCGCGATGAAGGCACTCCGGCGCTACCTCCCCGAAATCGACCTCGACAGAGAGGACATCCCGCCGAGTCTCATCGACCGGATGGTCGTCAAGAACGACGACTTCGGTGGCGCCCTCGGCGAGGTTGAACCCTCGGCGATGCGCGAGGTGCTCGTCGAGATTCCGAAGGTCACGTGGGACGACGTCGGCGGCCTCGAAGACCCCAAACAGAAGGTCAAAGAGAGCGTCGAGTGGCCGTTGACCACGCCCGAGAAGTTCGTCCGGATGGGTATCGAACCGCCGAAAGGCGTCCTCCTCTACGGCCCACCCGGGACGGGGAAGACCCTCATCGCGAAGGCAGTCGCCAACGAGACGAACGCGAACTTCATCTCGGTTCGTGGCCCGCAACTGCTGTCGAAGTGGGTCGGTGAGTCGGAGAAGGCGATTCGGCAGACGTTCCGCAAGGCGCGGCAGGTCTCGCCGACGATTATCTTCTTCGACGAGCTGGACGCACTCGCCCCAGCACGCGGCCAAGATATGGGGAACAACGTCTCTGAGCGCGTCGTCAACCAACTCCTGACCGAGTTAGACGGCCTCGAAGACGCTGGGAACGTCATGGTCATCGCGGCGACGAACCGCCCCGACATGATCGACCCCGCGCTCATCCGTTCGGGTCGCTTCGACCGCCTCGTCCTCATCGGACAACCCGAAGAGCAGGGCCGTGAGCAGATTCTCGACATCCACACGCAAGACAGTCCGCTCGCACCCGACGTGAGCCTCCGCGAGATTGCCGAGATTACCGACGGCTACGTCGGGTCTGACCTCGAATCCATCTGCCGCGAGGCCGCCATCGAGGCGCTTCGGGAAGACGGTAACGCCAAGGAAATCGAGATGCGCCACTTCCGCAAGGCGATGGAGTCGGTCCGCCCGACCATCACCGAGGACCTGATGAGCTACTACGAACAGATCCAAGACCAGTTCAAAGGCGGTGCCCGCGAAGGGTTGTCGCCCGACACTCGCGACGGTCGTCTCGGCTTCCAGTAA
- the larC gene encoding nickel pincer cofactor biosynthesis protein LarC, producing the protein MRLLAFDGRMGASGDMLLGALVAAGADPSVLAPVEDALDVEYRVTEVDKNGIVATKVDVLLVETDGGDPRGEGHDDDHPQHEDERDSTHEDEGDQQPDEDADSSDETPPNRVRGHFSPDHGHSHDHSGDGHGHSHGHSHSHDHDHTHNHSHHSDDHDHTHAEGHGPHRTYPEVVELVESMDLPAGVVDDATAIFRILGEAEAAVHGTALEETHFHEVGADDAIADVVGTCLLLSDLDVDRVVTAPVSVGGGETTMSHGTYPIPAPAVLNVVEQADWSIRGGPVEAELLTPTGAAILAHLAEGVEALPSLTVESSGYGAGGWDFPDHPNVLRAIVGDGGSRLVRDEISVLETNLDDATPEVLGSLQETLKDAGARDVSIIPTTMKKSRPGHLVKVIVKPEDVERVAYRLAVETGTLGIREHGAGHRWTAHREFETATLDIDGDTYDVTVKVASDADGVVYDRSAEYDDALAVAKETGLAVREVMRRAVDAVAADE; encoded by the coding sequence ATGAGACTCCTCGCGTTCGACGGTCGGATGGGTGCGAGCGGTGACATGCTCCTCGGAGCGCTCGTCGCCGCCGGTGCCGACCCGTCCGTTCTCGCCCCCGTCGAAGACGCTCTCGACGTCGAATACCGAGTCACCGAGGTGGACAAAAACGGCATCGTCGCGACGAAGGTCGACGTGCTCCTCGTAGAGACCGACGGTGGCGACCCACGCGGCGAAGGCCACGACGACGACCACCCGCAACACGAAGACGAGCGCGACTCGACGCACGAAGACGAAGGCGACCAGCAGCCCGACGAGGACGCCGACAGTTCTGACGAGACGCCACCGAACCGTGTACGCGGACATTTCTCTCCAGACCACGGACACTCCCACGACCACAGTGGCGACGGACACGGTCACAGTCACGGCCACAGTCATTCGCACGACCACGACCACACCCACAACCACTCACACCATTCTGACGACCACGACCACACCCACGCCGAAGGCCACGGCCCGCACCGGACGTATCCAGAAGTCGTCGAACTCGTCGAGTCGATGGACCTGCCGGCGGGTGTCGTCGACGACGCGACGGCCATCTTCCGAATCCTCGGCGAAGCGGAGGCCGCGGTTCACGGAACAGCCCTCGAAGAGACGCACTTCCACGAAGTCGGTGCCGACGACGCCATCGCCGACGTGGTCGGAACGTGTCTCTTGCTGTCGGACCTCGACGTCGACCGCGTCGTGACCGCGCCAGTCTCTGTCGGCGGCGGTGAGACCACGATGAGTCACGGAACGTACCCGATTCCTGCACCAGCGGTCCTCAACGTGGTCGAGCAGGCCGACTGGTCTATTCGCGGCGGCCCGGTCGAGGCCGAACTGCTCACGCCGACGGGCGCGGCCATCCTCGCCCACCTCGCCGAGGGTGTCGAGGCGCTCCCCTCGCTGACCGTCGAATCCTCTGGCTACGGTGCCGGTGGGTGGGACTTCCCGGACCACCCAAACGTACTCCGCGCAATCGTCGGCGACGGCGGATCGCGACTCGTCCGCGACGAGATTTCCGTGTTAGAGACGAACCTCGACGACGCCACCCCCGAGGTTCTTGGAAGCCTCCAAGAGACGCTGAAAGACGCCGGCGCACGCGACGTGTCCATCATCCCGACGACGATGAAGAAGTCGCGCCCTGGTCACCTCGTCAAAGTCATCGTCAAACCGGAGGACGTCGAGCGCGTGGCCTACCGACTGGCTGTCGAGACAGGAACGCTCGGCATCAGAGAACACGGTGCGGGCCACCGTTGGACTGCCCACCGCGAGTTCGAGACGGCGACGCTCGACATCGATGGCGACACCTACGACGTGACAGTGAAAGTTGCCAGCGACGCAGATGGGGTCGTCTACGACCGAAGCGCCGAGTACGACGATGCGCTCGCCGTGGCTAAAGAGACGGGGCTGGCGGTTCGAGAGGTCATGAGAAGAGCAGTGGATGCAGTCGCGGCAGACGAGTAG
- a CDS encoding VOC family protein — translation MDPRITVVTLGVSNLDESIRFYRDGLDLPLRDREPDSDIAFFTLEGTWLALYPRDLLAEDATVLDEASSGFSGVTIAHNVSTKAAVEEVLMEAKAAGGQIVKPAQEVFWGGYSGYFADPDGHLWEVAYPQLTDD, via the coding sequence ATGGACCCTCGCATCACAGTCGTAACGCTCGGTGTGTCGAACCTCGACGAATCGATTCGGTTCTACCGCGACGGTCTCGACTTGCCACTCCGTGACCGAGAACCGGACAGTGACATCGCCTTTTTCACGCTCGAAGGGACGTGGTTAGCGCTTTATCCACGGGATTTACTCGCCGAAGATGCTACTGTCCTCGACGAGGCTAGTAGCGGTTTCTCCGGCGTCACGATTGCGCACAACGTCTCCACGAAAGCGGCCGTCGAGGAGGTACTCATGGAAGCGAAGGCGGCCGGCGGCCAAATCGTCAAGCCGGCACAAGAGGTGTTCTGGGGCGGGTACTCGGGTTACTTCGCTGACCCAGACGGCCATCTCTGGGAAGTCGCGTATCCGCAACTCACCGACGACTGA
- a CDS encoding alpha/beta fold hydrolase: protein MTSISSRAIDESLSMAHTDTTWVDRSAYPFESHCVGLSAGAVHYVDEGPVDGGAATLLMLHGNPTWSFLYRHLIRGLRDEYRCIALDYLGFGLSEHPADFTYRPEDHAAVVEEFIEELGLEDVVLVVQDWGGPIGLSYAVEHPENVRGLVVMNTWMWPVNDDPHFARFSRLLGGRIGRELCERYDLFTRVIMPMGFADRSKFTKAAREQYRLANRGDRTGTGVFPQAIIGSQAWLSSLWQRREHLADIPTRLIWGMDDGAFRPAELRTFEGLFEDSSTVRLYGVGHYVQEEFGADLVPLVRDFVAEL from the coding sequence ATGACTTCCATCAGTTCACGTGCGATAGACGAGTCTCTCTCGATGGCCCACACAGACACCACGTGGGTCGACCGGTCGGCGTACCCGTTCGAATCACACTGTGTTGGGCTCTCCGCCGGCGCGGTACACTACGTCGACGAAGGACCGGTCGATGGTGGTGCTGCGACGCTGCTGATGCTCCACGGGAATCCGACGTGGTCGTTCCTCTACCGGCACCTGATTCGTGGCCTGCGCGACGAGTACCGCTGTATTGCACTCGACTACCTCGGATTCGGCCTCTCCGAGCATCCGGCCGACTTCACGTACCGACCAGAGGACCACGCGGCCGTCGTCGAGGAGTTCATCGAAGAACTCGGACTCGAAGACGTCGTCCTCGTCGTCCAAGATTGGGGCGGACCAATCGGTCTCTCGTACGCCGTCGAACACCCCGAGAACGTCCGTGGCCTCGTCGTGATGAACACGTGGATGTGGCCGGTGAACGACGACCCGCACTTCGCGCGGTTCTCCCGCCTCCTCGGCGGACGCATCGGACGTGAACTCTGTGAGCGCTACGACCTGTTCACGCGCGTGATAATGCCGATGGGGTTCGCCGACCGGTCGAAGTTCACCAAGGCGGCACGCGAGCAGTACCGACTGGCGAACCGGGGAGACCGAACCGGGACGGGCGTCTTCCCGCAGGCGATTATCGGGTCGCAGGCGTGGCTCTCGTCGCTCTGGCAACGCCGTGAGCACCTCGCTGACATCCCCACACGCCTCATCTGGGGGATGGACGACGGGGCGTTCCGTCCGGCCGAACTCCGGACGTTCGAAGGCCTGTTCGAAGACTCGTCGACGGTTCGACTCTACGGCGTCGGTCACTACGTCCAAGAAGAGTTCGGCGCGGACCTCGTGCCGCTGGTTCGGGACTTCGTCGCGGAGTTGTGA